One part of the Pecten maximus chromosome 9, xPecMax1.1, whole genome shotgun sequence genome encodes these proteins:
- the LOC117334816 gene encoding uncharacterized protein LOC117334816, translating to MDIQDDKDQQQKQQPQQQQHLQQQQQQQQQQQQQQQQQQQQQQQFRAGIADNVETPCNITITVVGHKGVGKSCFVKQIQKEHILEGGPTSTNTADFYVNYLAYDPNSGFRKKLDENGEEESGRRRLKRIIDRYQKQRKPDAESPISSTELQDQDIKDQPSSQPSSLTKTRLRNEVSTSSSGAKSVHEPSPPASLSTTKPEDHRKRKSHLNPSRSNDMKRMKLSSEQQNVIEEIMQTKTETEEKDKQTKGFVTIYDFGGEKVFYNTHHCFMSSNMVFVLVFDVAMCLDPNRSKDGYERIETWLRSIATYAIDQAVRGKGTPPIILVGSHLDKVSQDKEKQEEAFGEVLNKLYENPQLRVIMENHVQEMYPIAHLNDSERNQDIYEVVWKKVIEIAPLQSQWKEPIPARWLALQHQLIKRKNAGTVILTHEELLEINNKSAIPLDEHELMKFLKNLRFDGCFICFNIESMRPFVILRPQWVIDAFKGIVTDLKFTADLSSKLKLQWREYERTGVLTLDFIRQLWEQNDDKSFLANMKTLFNIMETLGLVANPLQDTSNDEVDYFIVPIMLRTADPDIVRPLLDDPETVATVTLCFKFDNPFIPQAVWDKMVAACLHRFQRLNERGHDGSKFIQRGFVCLAVDFLWSVIVNCRENVMKITMFKKDTDQSVPTGAGVNLRSILEFHLNRILELNHQSHLKYQFYLHNDYRFSADDKMVKVDDLRQTSRLQSYSSTKSRWLVREDIHIWFKNPDQKRARTQRSHVDSMNDLPDRKLSVKEMGRLSRYIGLAYQSFFTELDCPVVLLEQKIAENQEFSHRSLITKIFIHLLETGADVTFTRVADAMSEHGLDPKKLYSIIDDNRDMLFNDDTLSEGFLQKCLTVYDAPVIADHVNAKKYFNLFLELGLTPKRVDELDVNFRNDTILNRINAMVEEFIENPSRRPTLNTVLLAMAECDMDTNSLIQALP from the exons ATCAGCAGCAGAAGCAGCAGCCCCAGCAGCAGCAGCACctacaacaacagcaacaacagcagcagcaacaacagcaacagcagcagcagcaacaacaacaacaacaacagttcAGGGCGGGAATAGCTGATAATGTTGAAACCCCTTGTAACATAACCATCACGGTAGTTGGCCACAAAGGAGTTGGGAAATCCTGTTTTGTGAAACAAATCCAGAAAGAACACATTCTGGAAGGAGGGCCTACTTCAACCAACACCGCTGACTTTTATGTTAATTACTTAGCTTACGATCCGAACAGCGGTTTCCGAAAGAAACTTGATGAAAATGGGGAAGAAGAAAGTGGTCGCCGAAGACTCAAGCGAATAATAGATCGATACCAAAAACAAAGAAAGCCTGATGCAGAATCTCCTATAAGTTCGACCGAACTACAGGACCAGGATATTAAAGATCAACCATCATCTCAACCATCATCTCTCACCAAAACAAGACTGAGAAATGAAGTATCGACGTCATCATCTGGCGCAAAATCTGTGCATGAACCATCTCCACCAGCTTCATTATCCACGACAAAACCAG AGGATCACCGGAAAAGGAAATCGCATTTGAATCCTTCCCGTTCAAATGATATGAAGCGTATGAAGTTATCTTCCGAGCAACAAAACGTTATAGAAGAGATTATGCAGACTAAAACTGAAACCGAGGAAAAAGACAAGCAGACGAAGGGCTTCGTCACAATCTATGATTTTGGAGGAGAGAAAGTGTTCTATAACACCCATCACTGTTTTATGTCAAGTAACATGGTCTTCGTTCTGGTGTTCGACGTAGCGATGTGTCTTGATCCTAATAGGTCTAAGGATGGCTATG aaAGGATCGAAACCTGGTTGAGGTCTATTGCTACCTATGCTATTGATCAAGCAGTCCGTGGCAAAGGGACGCCTCCCATAATCCTGGTGGGATCTCACTTGGATAAAGTGTCTCAAGAT AAAGAAAAACAGGAAGAAGCATTTGGCGAAGTGCTGAACAAACTGTACGAGAACCCTCAATTGCGTGTAATAATGGAAAATCACGTACAGGAAATGTATCCAATCGCCCACCTGAACGATTCAGAAAGGAACCAAGACATATACGAGGTGGTATGGAAAAAGGTTATCGAGATTGCTCCGCTTCAATCGCAGTGGAAGGAACCTATACCTGCAAGGTGGCTGGCTCTGCAACACCAGCTGATTAAACGGAAAAATGCAGGGACTGTAATTCTAACGCATGAAGAATTGTTGGAAATCAACAACAAGTCAGCTATTCCATTGGACGAACATGAACTCATGAAGTTTCTTAA GAATTTGAGATTTGATGGTTGCTTTATTTGCTTTAACATTGAAAGCATGAGGCCTTTCGTCATTTTAAGACCTCAATGGGTAATAGATGCCTTTAAAGGGATCGTTACAGATCTCAAGTTCACGGCCGACCTATCGTCGAAACTAAAGCTTCAGTGGAGAGAATATGAAAGAACTGGCGTCCTAACGCTCGACTTTATCCGGCAACTTTGGGAACAAAACGACGACAAAAGCTTCCTTGCAAACATGAAAACGCTCTTCAACATCATGGAAACACTTGGCTTGGTAGCAAATCCATTGCAAGATACTTCAAATGACGAGGTTGATTACTTCATAGTGCCTATTATGCTCCGAACGGCGGATCCCGATATAGTTCGACCGTTACTTGATGACCCTGAAACCGTTGCCACTGTCACTCTTTGTTTCAAGTTCGACAACCCATTCATTCCACAAGCCGTATGGGACAAGATGGTCGCTGCTTGCCTCCACAGGTTCCAGCGACTAAATGAGCGCGGTCATGACGGTTCAAAGTTTATCCAACGCGGATTTGTCTGTCTAGCAGTAGACTTTCTGTGGAGCGTGATTGTCAACTGCCGCGAAAATGTCATGAAGATTACTATGTTCAAGAAGGATACGGATCAATCAGTTCCAACAGGAGCCGGAGTTAACCTACGCAGCATTCTAGAATTTCATCTTAACAGGATTCTAGAATTGAATCACCAGAGTCATCTCAAGTACCAGTTCTACCTCCACAACGACTACCGCTTCTCGGCCGATGACAAGATGGTGAAGGTAGACGATCTCCGACAGACCTCACGCCTACAAAGCTACAGTTCTACTAAGAGCCGATGGCTAGTAAGAGAGGACATACACATCTGGTTCAAAAATCCAGACCAGAAG AGGGCACGGACCCAGAGAAGTCATGTCG aCTCGATGAATGATCTACCGGATAGAAAGTTGTCAGTCAAAGAGATGGGTCGACTGTCTAGGTACATCGGCTTGGCCTATCAGTCTTTCTTTACCGAGCTGGACTGCCCTGTTGTATTATTGGAACAGAAGATTGCAGAAAACCAGGAATTCTCCCATAGATCTCTCATAACGAAGATCTTTATTCACCTCCTTGAAACGGGCGCGGATGTTACATTCACAAGAGTCGCAGATGCGATGTCCGAGCATGGATTAGATCCAAAAAAGCTGTATAGCATCATTGACGACAACAGGGATATGTTGTTTAATG ACGACACTTTGTCAGAGGGATTTTTACAGAAATGCCTAACGGTATATGACGCTCCGGTCATTGCCGACCACGTGAACGCCAAAAAGTACTTCAACCTGTTCCTTGAGCTCGGCTTAACGCCAAAAAGAGTTGACGAGTTAGACGTCAACTTCAGAAACGATACAATTCTTAACAGGATCAATGCGATGGTTGAGGAGTTCATTGAGAATCCTAGTCGACGTCCTACTCTAAACACAGTTCTGCTTGCGATGGCGGAATGCGACATGGACACCAATTCCCTCATCCAAGCCCTACCTTAA